GTCGGCGTTCTCGAAGGCCCGAGGGTCGCGTGTGGCCGCTCCTGTGATGAGCAGGACCGGGAACCCGGCGGGCACCGTGCCGCCGTCGAGCTCCCGCTCCTCGACCGAGAACCGGCCCTGGTACTGGGAGGGCGGCAGGTAGCGCAGGATCTCCTCGACGGCCGGCGGGATCTTCCCGGGGTCGTCGAGGATCTTCTGCCACTGGTCGGGGTGGCGGTCGAACAGCACGACCGCGTTGCCGACGAGCTTCGTCACGGTCTCGGCACCGGCGCCGCCCAGCAGGGACGCGAAGCCGGCGATCTCACCGTCGTCGAGCCCGGTCTCCTCGCCGTCGCCCCGGTCGACGGTGACCTGCGTCAGGCGCGAGAGCATGTCGTCGCCCGGGTTCCGCCGCTTCTCGGCGGTCAGCTCCAGGTAGTACACCACCTGCTCCAGCACCGCGGCCTGGCCCTCGGGGGTCGGGTCCATCTCGCCGGGCTCGCGGTGGAGGCTGGCGTCGAGCCAGTGGCGGATCTGCTGGCGCTCGCCCTCGGGCACGCCGAGCATCCGGGAGATGATCTCGACGGGGAACAGCGCCGAGAAGTCGGCCACGGCGTCGAACTCGCTCCGGTCGTCGAGCGGTTCGAGGAAGCTGCGGACGGTGTCGCGGATCATCGGTTCCAGCGCGGTGACGGCCCGGGGCGTGAACACCCGGCTGACCAGGGCCCGCAGCCGGTCGTGCTCGGGCGGGTCCATCATGATGATGAGCTTGAGGCCCCGGATCATGTCCGGGTCCTTCGAGAGTGTCGACAGCTCGATGCCGTTCGCGCTGGAGAACCCCTGCCAGTCGCGGTGGGCGGCCAGCACGTCGGCGAAGCGCGACAGGGCGTAGAACCCGTAGCGCTCGCTGTAGTAGACGGGCGCCTCGTCGCGCAGGCGCCGGTACACGTCGGTCGGGTCGTTGAAGTACTCGTCGGAGAACGGGTCGAACTCGACGGCGGCGCTGGTGGTGCTCACGCGTGCTCCTTGGGGGAAGGCAGGACCCCGGGGCGCGGGGCCACGGTGACGGACGGCATGGAGAGGGTGGCGCCACCCCGGAGGACGGCGTCGACGCCGGCGACGAGGTGATCGACGTCGATCAGCGACCCGGCGATGTACTTGCGCTCGACCCAGACGGTGGCGAGCTCGACGGCGAGCTCCTGGTCCCCGACCTCGGTGAACCCCGTCATCGAGTCGCCCTCGCCGCCGGCGCAGTCGCCCACGACCAGTCGGGTGAAGCCGACGCGCCTACGACGACCGTTCGCAAACCACTCGCCCCCCTTGTCGGCTGACCCGGATGTTAGTCGGGGGTCAGGTGAAAGAGGCGCCCTTCCTTGGATTTGGTGACGTGGTTGTAAGGGTTGGGCGGGGCCCAGCGGTCAGCGGCCCAGGAATCCCCGCTCGATGATGTGGGCGGCGGCGTCGACCATTGCCGTCGACCGCTCCCGCGAGCCGAACGCCCCGAGCAGCGCCACCATGATCACGGCGTCGGTCTCGACGTCGCCGAAGTCGCGTGGCTGCAGGAAGCGCGCCATCCGTCGACGGCCCCAGTCGAGCGCGGCGGCCGAGTCGGACCGGAGGGTGGTGTCCTGCAGCGCGGCGTCGACCCAGACGCGGATCATCGCCGCCTCGGCGGCCTGCAGGGAGTTGTAGCGCCGCAGCCACCGGCGCAGGGCGGTGCGGCCCGCCGAGCCGTCGAGCACGGTGGTGTCGGGCGCGTCGGCGAAGGCGGTCGACACCTTCCCGATGGCGCGCACGGCGAGGAGGTGCGCGAACTGGTCCTTGCTCTCGAAGTAGCGGTAGAAAGCGCCGTGGGACACGCCGGCGGCCGCGACGACGTCGTTGATGCGCGCCCGGTGGTAGCCGCGGGCCACGAACACGTCGCGGCCCGCGTCCATCAGGGCCTGGAGGGTGCGCCGACCGGCGGCGTTGAGCTCGGGCGCCGCCTCGTTGCGCAGGGCCTCCTGCATGATCGGGCCGAACTCGAGCGTCGGCGGGCGCACGTCGGCGGGCGGGCGCACGTTCACGTCGGCCAGCAGGCCGAACAGCGTGCGGTGCACGATGTCGGCGAGGGCGTCCCCGAGGCGCTCCCTCGGGTAGGCGTCGGGTGTCGCCAGGCGCACGACCGCGGCGTCGGCGTACGCCCGGGGCAGGCACTCCAGCAGGAGCGCGATCACCGGGTCGAGCTGGCGGGGCGGCAGCGTGGTGGTCGCCAGCCGGGAGCGGATCCCGGCGACGTTCCGCTCGTCCGAGCGGGCCGACTCGCCGGCGACCGACTCGTCGCTCTCCGCCGCGGTCTGGAACGCCTGGAAGACGGGTTCGTAGCGCTGGTGGATGTCGTCGTAGCGGGCGATCCAGGCCCGTATCGTCGCCCAGCCGTCGGCGTCGGCGGTGATCGGGCCGAGCGCCTCGACCGACGCGCTCAGCTGGCGGCCGACCTGCCCGGCCAGGTGGCGGAACACGTCCTCCTTGCCGGAGAAGTACTGGTAGAACGACGCCCGCGAGCAGCCGGCGACCTTGGTGATCCGGTCGATGCCGCACTGGTGGTAGCCCTCCTCGCCGAAGACCCGCAGGGCCGCGTCGAGGATCCGCTGCTGCGTCCGCTGCCCCCGCGCCCCCACCAGCGGGTTGTGGGAGAAGGGCGCGCGGCGCGCCACCGACTCCGGCTCGCCGTCGGGCAACCGGCCGCCGTCGGCGACGCGGGTCGGCTCACGATCGGAGTTCGTCGGGCGAGGAGGCATGGACCACCTTGGCGAAGTCGGCGGGCAAGCTACCAGCACCGTTGCGTCGGGCGACCGGCCTGGAGTGGTGGACGTTCGGAAGTTGACCCTACTGTTAGACCCCGTGCCTATCGGCGAGGGTGGCGAGAGGGAGGCCGAGGTTCCATGAAGCTGCGACCGGGTCAGAAGCTGCACAGCGCGGTGTGCGAGGCGCAGGTGGTCGTCGTGCGGGCACCGTCGACGGAGGTCGAGTTGGCCTGCGGCGGCGCCCCGCTGCTGGAGGACGGGCAGGAGCCCGCCGGCGCCGCCGTGCTGGACGAGGCGCTGGGCGACGGTCCGCTGCTCGGCAAGCGCTACGCGGACGAGGACCTGGGCCTCGAGCTGCTGTGCACGCGGCCGGGCAAGGGCGCGTTGAGCGTCGACGGTCGTCCGCTGCTGGTCAAGGGCGCCAAGCCGCTGCCCTCGTCGGACTGACGGGCCTGGGCATGAACCTGCTCCTGCTGCTGGACATGGCCGCCGCGGGCCGCGGCGACGAGGTGGTCGTGCAGTCCGGCGACGAGCGGCTCACCGCCGGTGAGCTGCTCACCAGCGCCTGGGCGGGCGCCGAGGTGGCGGCGGGGGCCGCCGCGCTGGCCTACGTCGGCACCAACGGCCTCGCCTTCCCGATCGGCCTGTTCGCGGCCGCGGCGGCAGGGGTGCCGTTCGTGCCCTTGAACTACCGGCTCAGCGACGACCAGCTCCACGACCTGCTGACCCCGCTGGGCGACGTGGTGGTGGTCGCCGAGGGCAAGGCGGCCGAGGCCCTGGCCGCCCGGGGCCACCACGTGGTCGACACGGCGG
This portion of the Acidimicrobiales bacterium genome encodes:
- a CDS encoding TetR/AcrR family transcriptional regulator — translated: MPPRPTNSDREPTRVADGGRLPDGEPESVARRAPFSHNPLVGARGQRTQQRILDAALRVFGEEGYHQCGIDRITKVAGCSRASFYQYFSGKEDVFRHLAGQVGRQLSASVEALGPITADADGWATIRAWIARYDDIHQRYEPVFQAFQTAAESDESVAGESARSDERNVAGIRSRLATTTLPPRQLDPVIALLLECLPRAYADAAVVRLATPDAYPRERLGDALADIVHRTLFGLLADVNVRPPADVRPPTLEFGPIMQEALRNEAAPELNAAGRRTLQALMDAGRDVFVARGYHRARINDVVAAAGVSHGAFYRYFESKDQFAHLLAVRAIGKVSTAFADAPDTTVLDGSAGRTALRRWLRRYNSLQAAEAAMIRVWVDAALQDTTLRSDSAAALDWGRRRMARFLQPRDFGDVETDAVIMVALLGAFGSRERSTAMVDAAAHIIERGFLGR
- a CDS encoding cytochrome P450, whose amino-acid sequence is MSTTSAAVEFDPFSDEYFNDPTDVYRRLRDEAPVYYSERYGFYALSRFADVLAAHRDWQGFSSANGIELSTLSKDPDMIRGLKLIIMMDPPEHDRLRALVSRVFTPRAVTALEPMIRDTVRSFLEPLDDRSEFDAVADFSALFPVEIISRMLGVPEGERQQIRHWLDASLHREPGEMDPTPEGQAAVLEQVVYYLELTAEKRRNPGDDMLSRLTQVTVDRGDGEETGLDDGEIAGFASLLGGAGAETVTKLVGNAVVLFDRHPDQWQKILDDPGKIPPAVEEILRYLPPSQYQGRFSVEERELDGGTVPAGFPVLLITGAATRDPRAFENADDFDIERPPSISIGFGHGAHSCLGAALARMESRIALEELASRWRRLEVDGAGLQRVHMSNVAGYSNVPVQAVR